A window from Aquipuribacter hungaricus encodes these proteins:
- a CDS encoding cytochrome c oxidase subunit 4, with protein MKVETWVFGSGTFFFIPLGAVYGLLSGFEPVGFIALLLTGGLSAIIGLYLYLVSLRIDDRPEDDPVGEIAQGAGDLGFFNPRSIWPIGVAAGGALLFAGVAVGLWLSLLGVGIIAITALGLLFEHYVGDFTH; from the coding sequence ATGAAGGTCGAGACCTGGGTCTTCGGTTCGGGCACGTTCTTCTTCATCCCGCTCGGCGCGGTCTACGGGCTGCTGTCCGGGTTCGAGCCGGTCGGCTTCATCGCCCTGCTGCTCACCGGCGGCCTGTCGGCGATCATCGGGCTGTACCTCTACCTGGTGTCGCTGCGCATCGACGACCGTCCCGAGGACGACCCGGTCGGCGAGATCGCCCAGGGCGCCGGCGACCTCGGGTTCTTCAACCCGCGCAGCATCTGGCCGATCGGCGTGGCCGCGGGCGGGGCGCTGCTGTTCGCTGGGGTCGCGGTCGGGCTGTGGCTGTCGCTGCTGGGCGTCGGGATCATCGCCATCACGGCCCTCGGCCTGCTGTTCGAGCACTACGTGGGCGACTTCACCCACTGA
- a CDS encoding HAD-IA family hydrolase, with the protein MTAAALPARPDAALFDAVLFDMDGTLVDSTPSVVRCWLRLAEENGITPEALQAAAGHGRPARDIVADLFEPPAREAALVRITHLEVTDLEGVVALPGAADALLASGDRGAIVTSCTAPLATARQQAAGIPVPAVVVTADDVVRGKPDPEPFLTAARILGVDPSRCLVVEDAPAGLAAGRAAGMTTLAVTTTHTAEELDADHVVGDLSGVRLDPSGDGVRLHLV; encoded by the coding sequence GTGACTGCTGCCGCCCTCCCGGCCCGCCCGGACGCCGCCCTGTTCGACGCCGTCCTCTTCGACATGGACGGCACCCTCGTGGACTCCACGCCGTCGGTCGTGCGGTGCTGGCTCAGGCTCGCCGAGGAGAACGGGATCACGCCCGAGGCGCTGCAGGCCGCCGCGGGCCACGGCCGGCCCGCCCGCGACATCGTCGCCGACCTGTTCGAGCCGCCCGCCCGCGAGGCGGCGCTGGTCCGCATCACCCACCTGGAGGTGACCGACCTGGAGGGCGTCGTGGCCCTGCCCGGCGCGGCCGACGCCCTGCTGGCCAGCGGCGACCGCGGGGCCATCGTCACCTCGTGCACGGCGCCGCTGGCGACCGCGCGGCAGCAGGCGGCCGGCATCCCCGTCCCGGCCGTCGTCGTCACCGCCGACGACGTGGTGCGCGGCAAGCCGGACCCCGAGCCGTTCCTCACCGCCGCGCGCATCCTCGGGGTCGACCCGTCCCGCTGCCTCGTGGTCGAGGACGCCCCCGCCGGGCTGGCCGCCGGTCGCGCGGCGGGCATGACCACGCTCGCGGTGACGACCACCCACACCGCCGAGGAGCTCGACGCCGACCACGTCGTCGGCGACCTGTCGGGCGTGCGGCTGGACCCGAGCGGGGACGGCGTCCGGCTCCACCTCGTCTGA
- the thyX gene encoding FAD-dependent thymidylate synthase: MDVELVKHSARDADVLFAARVSTKGEASLADVDADAEASAGLVRYLMRDRHGSPFEHAVMTFYVSAPLFVFREFQRHRVASYNEESGRYRRMRPVFYVPAPERRLVQVGKPGAYDFVEGTPEQHRLVVDRTQQACLSAWQAYTDMLEAGVAREVARIVLPLTLYSSMYVTINARSLMNVLSLRTRREDSTFPSYPQREIELVAEQMETAWAALMPVTHAAFDQGGRVAP; the protein is encoded by the coding sequence ATGGACGTCGAGCTGGTCAAGCACAGCGCCCGCGACGCGGACGTCCTGTTCGCCGCCCGGGTGTCGACCAAGGGGGAGGCGAGCCTCGCCGACGTGGACGCCGACGCCGAGGCATCGGCCGGGCTCGTCCGCTACCTCATGCGCGACCGCCACGGCTCGCCGTTCGAGCACGCGGTCATGACCTTCTACGTGTCGGCGCCGCTGTTCGTGTTCCGGGAGTTCCAGCGGCACCGCGTCGCCTCCTACAACGAGGAGTCGGGCCGCTACCGCCGGATGCGTCCCGTGTTCTACGTCCCCGCCCCCGAGCGGCGCCTGGTCCAGGTCGGCAAGCCCGGCGCCTACGACTTCGTCGAGGGCACGCCCGAGCAGCACCGGCTCGTCGTCGACCGCACGCAGCAGGCGTGCCTGAGTGCCTGGCAGGCCTACACCGACATGCTCGAGGCGGGCGTCGCGCGGGAGGTGGCGCGCATCGTGCTGCCGCTGACGCTGTACTCGTCGATGTACGTGACCATCAACGCCCGCTCGCTCATGAACGTCCTCAGCCTGCGGACCCGGCGGGAGGACTCGACCTTCCCGTCGTACCCGCAGCGGGAGATCGAGCTCGTCGCCGAGCAGATGGAGACCGCCTGGGCGGCCCTCATGCCGGTCACGCACGCGGCGTTCGACCAGGGCGGCCGGGTCGCCCCCTGA
- the dapA gene encoding 4-hydroxy-tetrahydrodipicolinate synthase, which yields MPDRPFGAVLTALASPMSADGELDLGATGSLAAHLMASGHDGLVVSGTTGEAPTTSDEEKDRLLRTVVEAVQGAGPVIAGVGTNDTAHSVTLARRAEAAGATGLLVVAPYYSRPSQDGLLAHVRTVADATDLPVMLYDIPGRSAVAFETETLLRLGEHPRVVAVKDAKGDLQAATRVKAGSDLAFYSGDDGLTLAYLAHGGAGVVGVTTHLLGPAFARLVAAVDAGDLPTALAEHRAALPLVDAVMTRMPGLVAVKAALHLLGLVPTAAVRLPLLPATDAQREDLRAALTATGLLEPSVP from the coding sequence ATGCCTGACCGCCCCTTCGGTGCCGTCCTCACGGCCCTGGCCTCGCCCATGTCGGCGGACGGCGAGCTCGACCTCGGGGCCACCGGGTCGCTGGCCGCGCACCTCATGGCCTCCGGCCACGACGGGCTCGTCGTCAGCGGGACCACGGGGGAGGCCCCGACCACCTCCGACGAGGAGAAGGACCGGCTGCTGCGCACGGTCGTCGAGGCCGTGCAGGGCGCCGGCCCCGTCATCGCCGGGGTCGGCACCAACGACACCGCGCACAGCGTCACGCTCGCCCGCCGCGCCGAGGCCGCCGGCGCCACCGGGCTGCTCGTCGTCGCGCCCTACTACTCGCGCCCGTCCCAGGACGGGCTCCTGGCGCACGTGCGCACGGTTGCCGACGCCACCGACCTTCCGGTCATGCTCTACGACATCCCCGGCCGCTCCGCCGTGGCGTTCGAGACCGAGACGCTGCTGCGGCTGGGGGAGCACCCCCGGGTCGTGGCGGTCAAGGACGCCAAGGGCGACCTGCAGGCGGCCACCCGCGTCAAGGCCGGCAGCGACCTGGCGTTCTACTCCGGCGACGACGGCCTCACGCTCGCCTACCTGGCGCACGGCGGTGCCGGGGTGGTCGGCGTGACCACCCACCTGCTCGGTCCGGCCTTCGCCCGGCTCGTCGCCGCGGTCGACGCCGGCGACCTGCCCACCGCCCTGGCGGAGCACCGGGCGGCCCTGCCGCTCGTCGACGCCGTGATGACCCGGATGCCCGGGCTCGTGGCGGTCAAGGCGGCGCTGCACCTGCTGGGCCTCGTGCCCACCGCCGCCGTCCGGCTGCCGCTGCTCCCCGCGACCGACGCCCAGCGCGAGGACCTGCGGGCGGCACTCACCGCCACCGGGCTCCTCGAGCCCTCCGTTCCCTGA